A part of Solibacillus sp. FSL H8-0538 genomic DNA contains:
- a CDS encoding DUF4166 domain-containing protein codes for MFPESGEAIPFTIRNTTVMQENGGCKVLWERTLYFDEKTRKFDATMTIDPVKGVVQDYLGDPSLFYSDLQFNVTQEGRLLIRSSVQRFVLGGKELPIPKKLEGRVIVEEGFDDVKEVFTIHVSIHNPMFGRLVMYAGQFTEKPL; via the coding sequence TTGTTTCCAGAGAGTGGGGAAGCGATTCCCTTTACAATTCGCAATACAACTGTCATGCAAGAGAATGGTGGGTGTAAGGTGCTATGGGAGCGAACGTTGTATTTTGACGAAAAGACTCGTAAATTTGATGCGACAATGACGATTGATCCAGTAAAAGGAGTTGTGCAGGACTATTTAGGGGACCCGTCTCTATTCTATTCTGATTTACAATTTAATGTTACACAGGAAGGCCGCTTGCTTATTCGGTCGAGTGTACAACGATTTGTATTAGGGGGAAAAGAATTGCCGATTCCCAAAAAATTAGAAGGGCGTGTCATTGTAGAAGAAGGCTTTGATGATGTGAAGGAAGTATTCACGATTCATGTATCAATACATAACCCCATGTTTGGGAGGTTAGTCATGTATGCAGGACAATTTACGGAAAAACCTTTGTAA
- a CDS encoding DoxX-like family protein: MHFGTDQRISPIAEGKGYWKYIPHQEGVTFLTQYDYDIRYGKLGRLFDCLFKPQMGWATALSFDVLKRWIERGELPASQYRRLVISVLTIMLFFFVWFYHGLVPKVLFMHEEELKLFSNVSWMPQDAVQTMVYLVGVAEIAFAFLWLLPIWKRPLFLLQIVVFPILTLRAVYSNIHVATAAFNPVTFNAALWVLSIFGFLESKDLPTAKKCKRKRGHSA, from the coding sequence TTGCATTTTGGAACAGACCAGAGAATTTCACCGATTGCAGAAGGAAAAGGCTATTGGAAGTATATTCCTCATCAAGAGGGCGTCACATTTCTAACGCAGTATGATTATGATATCCGTTATGGGAAATTAGGTCGTTTATTCGACTGTCTGTTCAAACCACAGATGGGCTGGGCGACGGCGCTAAGTTTTGATGTATTGAAAAGATGGATTGAGCGTGGCGAGTTACCAGCGTCACAGTATCGGCGCCTTGTCATTTCTGTTTTGACTATTATGCTATTTTTCTTCGTATGGTTTTATCACGGACTTGTACCAAAAGTGCTGTTCATGCATGAGGAAGAGCTCAAGCTATTTTCAAACGTAAGCTGGATGCCGCAAGATGCAGTACAAACGATGGTTTATTTAGTAGGAGTTGCTGAAATCGCCTTCGCTTTTCTATGGTTACTACCAATTTGGAAAAGGCCATTATTTTTGCTTCAAATCGTTGTTTTCCCAATTTTAACATTACGCGCTGTCTATTCAAATATCCACGTTGCCACAGCTGCATTTAACCCGGTTACATTCAATGCAGCGCTATGGGTATTATCAATTTTTGGTTTTTTGGAGAGTAAAGATTTACCGACTGCAAAGAAGTGTAAACGAAAGCGAGGACATAGTGCATGA